A single window of Marispirochaeta aestuarii DNA harbors:
- the leuS gene encoding leucine--tRNA ligase: MSKYPYAEIEQKWQRFWEENSSFKVEEDPSFPKEKRRYVLDMFPYPSGSGLHVGHPEGYTATDIYCRFLRMRGFNVLHPMGFDSFGLPAENYAIQTGTHPKITTERNIDHFRTQIKSLGFSYDWDREISTHSEDYYRWTQWIFLKLFEQGLAYEAETPINWCSSCLTGLANEEVKDGKCERCGQLVERRNIRQWILKITSYADRLLEDLDTLDWSESIKTMQRNWIGRSEGANVHFQIDGHLESLEVYTTRPDTLFGATYMVMAPEHPYVEKITTDKHRPAVEAYLEQARLKSDLERTDLAKDKTGVFTGAFAVNPVNGEKIPIWISDYILISYGTGAIMAVPAHDQRDWEFAKKFDLPIIEVLKGGTIEDEAFTGDGPHVNSSFLDGMGKEEAIESIIEWLEERKLGQRAVNYKLRDWVFSRQRYWGEPIPLVHCPTCGIVPVPEDQLPLKLPEVDSYEPSGTGESPLAKIHEWVNTSCPKCGGPGRRETNTMPQWAGSCWYYLRYLDPRNGSSLADRRKIDYWMPVDLYVGGAEHAVLHLLYARFWHKVLYDIGVVGDVEPFKRLVNQGMITSFAYQRPDKTLVPTDEVEEPETDSFVEKGTGTPLTQVIAKMSKSLKNVINPDDIIRDFGADSMRVYEMFMGPLQVSKPWSTSGISGVHRFLDRVWRLFDRELVDREPPEELKRVLHKTIKKVTGDTDSLEFNTAIAQMMIFVNEVFKEETLNRQLIEPFVLLLSPYAPHLAEELWERLGHEPLAGRQNWPDYDEELTRDEMINLVFQINGKVRAKVEANADISPEEMKEAALNHPRIKELTAGRQIRKIIPVPGKLVNIVVS, from the coding sequence ATGAGCAAATACCCATACGCCGAGATTGAGCAGAAATGGCAGCGCTTCTGGGAAGAGAATTCCAGCTTCAAGGTGGAAGAGGACCCCTCCTTTCCTAAAGAGAAACGGCGCTACGTGCTCGACATGTTCCCCTACCCCTCCGGATCCGGACTCCATGTCGGCCATCCGGAAGGATACACTGCAACGGATATCTACTGTCGTTTTTTACGGATGAGGGGCTTCAACGTGCTCCACCCCATGGGCTTCGACTCCTTCGGTCTGCCCGCCGAGAACTATGCCATCCAGACCGGGACCCACCCGAAGATAACAACGGAACGGAATATCGACCACTTCCGTACCCAGATAAAGTCTCTGGGTTTCAGTTACGACTGGGACCGGGAAATATCCACCCACAGCGAGGATTACTACCGCTGGACCCAGTGGATCTTTCTCAAACTGTTTGAACAGGGCCTGGCTTACGAAGCGGAAACTCCCATCAACTGGTGCTCCTCCTGCCTGACGGGACTTGCCAACGAGGAGGTCAAGGACGGCAAATGCGAGCGCTGCGGACAGCTGGTGGAGCGGCGCAACATCCGGCAGTGGATACTCAAAATCACCTCCTATGCCGACCGGCTCCTGGAAGACCTGGATACCCTTGACTGGTCGGAGTCCATAAAGACCATGCAGCGCAACTGGATCGGCCGCTCCGAGGGTGCCAATGTGCATTTTCAGATCGACGGACACCTGGAGTCCCTTGAGGTCTACACCACCCGTCCGGACACCCTCTTCGGCGCCACCTACATGGTCATGGCTCCGGAGCATCCCTATGTGGAGAAGATCACAACAGACAAACATCGCCCCGCCGTTGAGGCTTACCTGGAGCAGGCCCGGCTCAAGTCGGATCTGGAGCGCACGGATCTTGCCAAGGACAAGACCGGTGTCTTTACCGGCGCCTTCGCCGTCAACCCGGTAAACGGGGAGAAGATCCCCATCTGGATTTCCGACTATATCCTGATTTCCTACGGAACCGGCGCCATCATGGCGGTTCCGGCCCACGACCAGCGGGACTGGGAATTCGCGAAGAAATTCGACCTTCCCATTATCGAAGTCCTCAAGGGCGGTACTATCGAAGACGAGGCCTTTACCGGGGACGGCCCCCATGTAAACTCCTCCTTCCTTGACGGAATGGGAAAGGAAGAGGCCATAGAGAGTATCATAGAATGGCTGGAGGAACGCAAGCTCGGGCAGCGTGCGGTCAATTACAAGCTCAGGGACTGGGTCTTCAGCAGGCAGCGCTACTGGGGAGAGCCTATTCCGCTGGTTCACTGCCCAACCTGCGGTATCGTGCCCGTCCCGGAGGACCAGCTTCCCCTCAAGCTGCCGGAGGTGGACTCCTACGAACCGTCGGGCACCGGGGAATCTCCCCTTGCCAAAATACATGAATGGGTTAACACAAGCTGCCCCAAATGCGGAGGACCCGGACGACGGGAGACCAACACCATGCCCCAGTGGGCAGGTTCCTGCTGGTACTATCTGCGCTATCTGGACCCCCGCAACGGTTCATCCCTGGCGGACCGCCGCAAGATCGACTACTGGATGCCCGTGGACCTCTACGTGGGGGGCGCGGAACACGCGGTGCTTCACCTTCTCTACGCCCGTTTCTGGCACAAGGTGCTTTACGATATAGGTGTCGTGGGAGACGTTGAACCCTTCAAGCGCCTGGTAAACCAGGGAATGATCACCTCCTTCGCCTATCAGCGCCCTGACAAGACCCTCGTTCCCACGGATGAGGTGGAGGAGCCGGAGACCGACAGCTTTGTAGAAAAAGGGACAGGTACCCCCCTTACCCAGGTCATCGCCAAGATGTCCAAGTCCCTCAAAAATGTCATCAACCCCGATGACATCATCCGGGATTTCGGGGCCGATTCCATGCGGGTCTACGAGATGTTCATGGGGCCCCTGCAGGTATCCAAGCCCTGGTCCACCTCGGGGATATCCGGGGTTCACCGTTTTCTCGACCGGGTATGGCGTCTCTTTGACAGGGAGCTGGTCGACCGGGAGCCCCCGGAAGAGCTGAAGCGGGTTCTGCACAAAACCATCAAGAAGGTTACCGGCGACACGGATTCCCTGGAGTTCAACACCGCCATCGCCCAGATGATGATCTTCGTCAACGAGGTTTTCAAGGAAGAGACCCTGAACCGGCAGCTCATCGAGCCCTTCGTACTGCTGCTTTCTCCCTATGCTCCCCATCTTGCCGAAGAGCTCTGGGAACGCCTGGGACACGAGCCCCTTGCCGGCCGTCAGAACTGGCCCGACTATGACGAGGAGCTCACCCGGGACGAGATGATAAACCTGGTATTCCAGATCAACGGGAAAGTCCGGGCCAAGGTCGAGGCCAATGCCGACATCAGCCCGGAGGAAATGAAGGAAGCGGCTCTGAATCATCCGCGGATAAAGGAGCTTACCGCCGGCAGACAGATCAGGAAGATCATTCCGGTGCCGGGCAAGCTGGTCAATATAGTGGTCAGCTGA
- a CDS encoding MATE family efflux transporter has translation MNIRPDRKFLASLVSLALPIAAQSFLLSSVNLIDNFMIGRLGESSIAAVALGNQVYFLVMMLLFGVTSGAGIFVSQFWGKRDLATIHRIQGLTLLVSFCACLIVSVTAVAVPEGLIGLLTTDTAVIREGAQYLRIVAFSYPLTAITFSFVMVLRSCGFTRIPFNAAAAALSTNVVLNAVLIFGMFGFPALGVRGAALGTLIARALETCIIIVLSYRRERPSAAPLKELIDWNMPLIRRIRRTSLPVVFNEIGWSTGMVVLNSVFARIGTEAIAARNIADTVFRMLMVLFVGMGNGAHIMIGNAIGSGNEQSARRLAGQFSLLSPMTAICTGTVLAAVSPLVPQMFSVSPVTSRYIIQFLLIIALVFPFKALSIIQIVGIFRGGGDTRFSMALDVGGVWLIGIPLAITSGLILQWPVWLVFLLASSEEIIKSVIGIYRTISDKWINNLTEDEPGIPLDKAPK, from the coding sequence ATGAACATACGACCGGATCGTAAATTTTTAGCATCCCTTGTCTCTCTTGCTCTCCCCATCGCGGCCCAGAGCTTTCTTCTGTCCTCGGTCAACCTGATCGACAACTTCATGATCGGCCGGCTGGGAGAAAGCAGCATTGCCGCCGTCGCCCTGGGCAATCAGGTCTATTTCCTGGTCATGATGCTTCTTTTCGGCGTAACCTCCGGGGCGGGAATCTTCGTCAGCCAGTTCTGGGGAAAAAGGGATCTTGCAACCATTCACCGAATACAGGGACTGACCCTGCTTGTCAGTTTCTGCGCCTGTCTAATTGTAAGTGTTACCGCAGTGGCGGTACCGGAAGGGCTGATCGGGCTGTTGACCACCGACACGGCCGTTATCCGGGAGGGTGCCCAGTATCTGCGGATCGTGGCTTTTTCCTATCCCCTGACGGCGATCACCTTCAGCTTCGTCATGGTTCTGCGTTCCTGCGGTTTTACCCGGATTCCCTTCAACGCCGCCGCCGCCGCCCTCTCTACAAACGTCGTCCTCAACGCGGTCCTGATCTTCGGTATGTTCGGCTTCCCCGCCCTGGGTGTCCGGGGAGCCGCCCTGGGCACACTGATTGCCCGGGCGCTGGAGACCTGCATTATCATAGTATTGAGCTACCGTCGCGAACGGCCCTCCGCGGCACCCCTGAAAGAGCTTATCGACTGGAACATGCCCCTTATCAGGCGGATCCGGAGAACCTCCCTGCCGGTGGTGTTCAACGAAATCGGCTGGTCCACAGGCATGGTGGTTCTGAACTCCGTCTTCGCCCGCATCGGTACCGAGGCCATTGCTGCGCGGAACATTGCCGATACTGTTTTCAGAATGCTTATGGTGCTCTTTGTCGGGATGGGAAACGGGGCGCATATTATGATCGGCAACGCCATCGGCTCCGGGAATGAACAGAGCGCACGGCGCCTTGCGGGTCAGTTCTCCCTGCTGAGCCCAATGACCGCGATATGTACCGGTACGGTACTGGCTGCAGTATCGCCCCTGGTCCCGCAGATGTTCAGCGTCAGCCCTGTAACCTCCCGATACATAATCCAGTTCCTGCTCATCATCGCCCTGGTCTTTCCCTTCAAGGCCCTGTCGATTATACAGATAGTCGGGATCTTCCGCGGCGGCGGGGACACCCGTTTCAGCATGGCCCTGGATGTGGGAGGAGTCTGGCTCATCGGTATACCCCTGGCGATAACAAGCGGGCTCATTCTTCAATGGCCGGTCTGGCTGGTATTCCTGCTGGCAAGTTCCGAGGAGATCATCAAATCGGTAATCGGGATCTACCGCACCATCAGCGACAAGTGGATCAACAACCTGACGGAGGATGAGCCGGGGATTCCCCTGGACAAGGCGCCGAAATAA
- a CDS encoding aminopeptidase, giving the protein MKEHLDSRLSVPARTTCSEVLNIQSGERVLIITNPVQEVLSISQALYLAAAEIGADPVMIVQPVKTQLDYADPSVLAALKSGPAVVCSISAEKIGKDPVGLKTPYRYEDREFDHIFDYLLNGTKSIRALWAPGIHEDMFCRTVGIDYTRLKRECAFISDLFNRAEGMKVRCKGGTDLYIGLRGREGEADDGNFSFPGSGGNLPAGESFASPELGSVSGTIVFRGSISLNRGDILIEEPITVQVEEGFVVSVAGGREAGLLEETIAAGESGAERLAAEGALPPGMGEVYRRNARSIGEIGIGLNPAARVTGNMLEDEKAYRTCHLAVGANYAEDAPALIHCDGLVLEPTIRFILPGGEEKLVMEDGVLNL; this is encoded by the coding sequence ATGAAAGAGCATCTGGATTCCCGATTGAGCGTCCCCGCCCGTACCACCTGTTCGGAGGTTCTGAACATACAATCCGGTGAGCGGGTTCTGATTATTACAAATCCTGTTCAGGAGGTGTTATCCATCTCCCAGGCTCTCTATCTGGCTGCGGCAGAGATTGGTGCTGACCCGGTGATGATTGTTCAGCCCGTGAAAACCCAGCTCGATTACGCCGATCCCTCCGTTCTGGCGGCTCTGAAGAGCGGACCCGCTGTGGTGTGTTCAATAAGCGCCGAAAAGATCGGCAAGGACCCTGTGGGACTGAAAACACCCTACCGTTATGAGGACCGGGAGTTCGACCATATTTTCGACTACCTGCTGAACGGAACAAAAAGCATCAGGGCCCTCTGGGCCCCGGGGATACATGAGGATATGTTCTGCCGTACCGTGGGAATCGATTACACCAGGCTTAAACGTGAGTGCGCCTTTATTAGCGATCTGTTCAATCGTGCCGAGGGCATGAAAGTACGCTGCAAAGGCGGGACCGACCTCTATATCGGCCTTCGGGGCAGAGAGGGGGAAGCAGACGATGGAAACTTTAGCTTCCCCGGCAGCGGAGGCAACCTTCCTGCGGGTGAGAGCTTTGCCTCTCCCGAACTGGGAAGCGTCAGCGGAACCATCGTTTTCCGGGGCTCCATATCCCTGAACAGGGGGGACATCCTCATCGAAGAACCGATCACCGTGCAGGTGGAGGAGGGTTTTGTCGTCTCCGTTGCAGGAGGACGGGAAGCCGGGCTTTTAGAGGAGACCATCGCCGCGGGAGAAAGCGGGGCTGAGCGTCTGGCTGCAGAGGGAGCCCTGCCTCCCGGGATGGGTGAGGTCTACCGCAGGAACGCCCGCTCCATCGGTGAGATCGGCATCGGTCTTAATCCCGCCGCCCGGGTTACGGGCAACATGCTGGAGGACGAAAAGGCCTACAGAACATGCCACCTGGCAGTGGGGGCCAATTACGCCGAGGATGCCCCGGCGCTGATCCACTGCGACGGGCTGGTACTGGAGCCTACCATCCGTTTTATTCTGCCCGGCGGAGAAGAGAAGCTCGTAATGGAGGACGGGGTCCTGAACCTGTAA
- a CDS encoding DUF4416 family protein, which produces MGREGKFPPEKLIIPLLYSSVSMLPVLYSELEQNFGPIDYTSREIPFSFSSYYDREMGPGLGRIFLGFEELVDPGDLWRIKKATNRMEALFSEDRDRKINLDPGLLDLNRLVLATTKHAGHRIPLAEGIYAEITLHYRRGRFEPLPWTYPDYRSEEYQRILLELREIFHGQLKHLL; this is translated from the coding sequence ATGGGTCGTGAGGGTAAATTCCCGCCGGAAAAGCTTATAATTCCACTCCTGTACAGCAGCGTCTCCATGCTTCCTGTCCTGTATTCAGAGCTGGAGCAGAATTTTGGACCGATCGATTATACGAGTCGGGAGATCCCCTTTTCCTTCTCGTCCTACTACGACAGGGAGATGGGCCCGGGGCTCGGGAGAATCTTTCTGGGTTTTGAGGAGCTGGTTGATCCGGGTGACCTGTGGCGGATTAAAAAAGCGACGAACCGCATGGAGGCTCTTTTTTCCGAGGATCGGGACAGGAAGATCAATCTTGACCCGGGTCTGCTTGATCTGAACCGCCTGGTTCTGGCTACGACGAAACACGCCGGACACCGTATTCCCCTGGCGGAAGGCATATATGCGGAGATTACCCTCCATTACCGGCGCGGACGTTTTGAACCCCTGCCCTGGACCTATCCTGATTACCGGAGCGAAGAGTATCAGCGGATTCTTCTGGAGCTGCGGGAGATTTTTCACGGACAGCTGAAGCACCTGCTCTGA
- a CDS encoding DMT family transporter — protein MQQNRKAELVLLFVTLLWGATFIATKQGLRSAPPVFFLGLRFLIAALLLLPICYRELKKITPAIFKRGLVLGVLMFTGYAFQNASLVYTTAGKSALITYFFALIVPFLQIPFTGKPLSRGNIFGLVIVVGGLVLLNLPSEGGVNLGDILAFGSAVSYAFFIIFLDRYGRHGSVPVLTFLQFALTAVFSFILSGIIESGPLILDANLVWSLFYLSFFGSFICLLLMNLYQRYVTPVKAVIIYAMEPVFAVLFAMIFLAEFFTPPEWAGAGLVIAGVILSDLYKDRKV, from the coding sequence ATGCAGCAAAACCGCAAGGCCGAACTCGTTCTTCTCTTTGTGACCCTCCTGTGGGGGGCGACCTTTATCGCCACAAAACAGGGACTGCGTTCCGCGCCACCGGTCTTTTTTCTGGGTCTTCGATTTCTGATAGCGGCTCTGCTGCTGCTGCCAATCTGCTACCGGGAGCTGAAAAAGATTACCCCCGCCATATTCAAACGCGGTCTCGTACTGGGGGTTCTGATGTTCACCGGCTATGCCTTTCAGAACGCGAGCCTGGTCTATACCACCGCAGGGAAATCGGCACTTATAACCTACTTCTTTGCCCTGATCGTTCCATTTCTGCAGATACCCTTTACCGGCAAGCCCTTGAGCCGGGGAAACATCTTCGGTCTTGTCATTGTTGTAGGCGGCCTCGTGCTTCTGAATCTGCCTTCCGAAGGTGGCGTTAACCTCGGGGACATACTGGCCTTCGGCAGCGCCGTCTCCTACGCCTTTTTTATTATCTTTCTCGATCGCTACGGACGTCACGGAAGCGTCCCGGTCCTGACCTTTCTGCAGTTCGCCCTGACGGCAGTGTTCAGCTTCATCCTTTCCGGTATCATCGAATCGGGCCCGCTTATACTGGACGCGAATCTTGTCTGGTCCCTTTTCTATCTCTCCTTCTTCGGCAGCTTCATCTGCCTGCTGCTCATGAACCTGTATCAGCGCTACGTCACCCCGGTAAAGGCGGTCATAATCTATGCCATGGAACCGGTATTTGCCGTCCTGTTCGCCATGATCTTTCTCGCGGAGTTTTTCACCCCCCCGGAATGGGCCGGCGCAGGGCTGGTAATAGCAGGAGTGATCCTGTCTGATCTGTATAAAGATAGAAAAGTGTGA
- a CDS encoding M24 family metallopeptidase, with product MAKYRLNSLQNWMEQEGIDLVVVEDTEGRRNASLRYLCGHPSDAVFFFHSSGASLLVAWDLPLAEIYGTADALVAYSEFQRSPVQAIAGVARRFGLSRNARIELPPNLPVPLVDNLRTEAPEFNFLCRENGAEAQITELRSIKDAAELEIYREAAGMTNRIIDELVQGFRDRRFPTELDAALFIEREIRMAGAEGTGFETIVANPKRSFGIHAYPSFSGAGLSPEGPTIIDFGVKLKGYTTDVTLTMITGSLNPQQERMAALVEEAYAAAEAALAPGVPSSSVARRVDEVFSREGFTMPHSLGHAIGLEAHERPVLRDRRELDTILQPGMVLAVEPGLYDAELGGFRKENDYLITEKGAEKLTRSGIFRV from the coding sequence GTGGCAAAATATCGCCTGAACAGTCTGCAAAACTGGATGGAACAGGAGGGGATCGACCTTGTGGTCGTGGAAGACACCGAAGGAAGGCGGAATGCCTCCCTTCGCTACCTCTGCGGTCATCCCTCCGACGCCGTCTTCTTTTTTCATTCCTCAGGGGCCTCCCTGCTTGTCGCCTGGGACCTGCCCCTGGCCGAGATCTACGGAACCGCCGACGCCTTGGTCGCCTACAGCGAATTTCAACGCAGCCCTGTTCAGGCCATTGCCGGGGTGGCCCGGCGCTTTGGCCTTTCCAGAAACGCCCGCATTGAGCTGCCTCCGAACCTGCCTGTTCCCCTGGTGGACAACCTCCGGACCGAAGCCCCGGAATTCAATTTTCTCTGCCGGGAAAACGGTGCGGAGGCCCAGATTACCGAACTCCGCAGCATAAAGGATGCCGCAGAGCTGGAAATTTACCGGGAAGCCGCCGGAATGACAAACCGGATAATCGATGAGCTTGTACAGGGCTTCCGGGACAGGCGCTTTCCCACGGAACTTGACGCTGCTCTTTTTATAGAGCGGGAGATCCGCATGGCGGGGGCGGAAGGAACAGGCTTCGAAACCATTGTTGCCAATCCGAAGCGAAGCTTCGGGATACATGCCTACCCTTCATTTTCAGGGGCGGGACTGAGCCCGGAGGGGCCGACAATCATAGATTTCGGCGTGAAACTGAAGGGCTACACCACCGACGTCACCCTGACCATGATTACCGGCTCCCTGAATCCCCAACAGGAACGAATGGCAGCCCTGGTGGAAGAAGCCTATGCCGCCGCAGAAGCGGCTCTCGCTCCGGGAGTCCCCTCATCCTCTGTGGCCCGCCGCGTGGATGAGGTCTTTTCACGGGAAGGCTTTACCATGCCCCACAGCCTCGGCCACGCCATCGGTCTGGAAGCCCATGAACGGCCGGTACTCCGGGACCGCAGGGAACTGGACACGATACTTCAGCCCGGAATGGTACTTGCAGTCGAACCCGGGCTGTACGATGCCGAGCTGGGGGGATTCCGCAAGGAAAACGACTACCTGATAACCGAAAAGGGAGCAGAAAAACTCACCAGATCGGGAATCTTCAGGGTATAG
- a CDS encoding DUF3943 domain-containing protein — protein MLVAIEPDIYAMENCAEPVYSEEKNYTLGVGNALLSNLALFSVNRFIGQTEFSKISMESIHNNLTCPWQWDRSMFLVNQLGHPYQGYAYYAAARANNLNAFESSLVSALGSYTWEVFGERATAAVNDLIVTTVGGISLGEMLHRIYLDTYTENQLLATFISPMDSFNDWVSEKKQRPTHSRIQNATLSFGGGYVQTQHYRNNEKCDRNSYHTGTGSLGIDLNYGDPFVSHASSIFSHFDLQLFLEGGYNWYNLVLISDGALLSASLRPQEHSWTSCGLHLHYDVFSSKLMDFSGNSLTFTMQHERYTSSGCVFKLKAHAGCLLFGSSTFYRFETEPSKDSVERRDYGVGAASKLRMSWDFPRAGTISMQTAGYLMTTLPNMVSGSEGNLVFSRSTLAWKYPLNGTTSVGAANTLSWKKTDRDYLPDQNKRIYNATVFMEYKL, from the coding sequence GTGCTTGTTGCGATAGAACCCGACATCTATGCAATGGAGAATTGTGCAGAACCGGTTTACTCGGAAGAAAAGAACTACACACTGGGAGTCGGCAACGCCCTACTCAGCAACCTGGCCCTCTTTTCGGTAAACAGATTCATCGGGCAAACGGAATTCTCAAAAATCAGTATGGAAAGCATACACAACAACCTTACCTGTCCATGGCAGTGGGATCGCAGTATGTTTCTGGTAAACCAGCTGGGACACCCGTACCAGGGCTATGCATACTATGCCGCAGCCCGGGCAAATAATCTTAACGCTTTTGAATCCAGCCTGGTTTCAGCCCTGGGCAGCTACACATGGGAAGTCTTTGGAGAGAGAGCAACAGCTGCAGTAAACGATTTGATTGTGACCACGGTTGGAGGGATTTCCTTGGGAGAAATGCTGCACCGCATCTACCTTGATACATACACGGAGAACCAGCTGCTGGCGACCTTTATCAGCCCAATGGACAGTTTCAACGACTGGGTAAGTGAAAAAAAGCAACGGCCAACACATTCCAGGATACAGAATGCCACCCTTTCCTTCGGTGGGGGCTATGTGCAGACACAGCATTACAGAAACAATGAAAAGTGCGACAGAAACTCGTATCATACCGGTACCGGCAGCCTGGGGATTGATCTCAATTACGGAGACCCCTTTGTCTCCCATGCTTCATCCATATTCAGCCATTTTGATCTTCAGTTATTCCTTGAAGGCGGGTATAACTGGTACAACCTCGTTCTGATCTCCGATGGGGCACTGTTATCCGCAAGTCTCCGTCCACAGGAACATTCATGGACCAGCTGCGGGCTGCATCTGCATTACGATGTCTTCTCCAGTAAACTGATGGATTTTTCCGGAAATTCCCTTACCTTCACAATGCAGCATGAGCGGTATACCAGCAGCGGATGCGTATTCAAACTAAAAGCCCACGCCGGCTGCCTGCTCTTCGGCAGCAGTACATTTTATCGTTTCGAGACCGAGCCCTCGAAAGATTCAGTCGAAAGACGGGATTACGGTGTGGGGGCAGCATCAAAACTGCGAATGAGCTGGGACTTTCCCCGGGCTGGGACTATCTCCATGCAGACTGCCGGGTACCTGATGACGACCCTGCCGAATATGGTCTCCGGTTCAGAGGGAAACCTGGTATTCAGCAGATCTACTCTGGCCTGGAAATACCCGCTGAACGGAACAACCTCGGTGGGAGCGGCAAATACCCTCAGCTGGAAAAAGACAGACCGCGACTATTTGCCGGATCAGAACAAGCGGATCTACAATGCTACGGTGTTTATGGAATACAAGCTGTAA